The nucleotide window GCGTAGGCTGTCTTCTTCTATCTCCTCTCGCTCTTTTAAAAGCGTATGAACTATCTCGAGACGTTAGGTCCGGTTCCGCTATCTTTTTTTGCGGCAATCACTTATGCCGCCGCTCAGATGTTTTACCGCGAGCCTTTAAAGCAGCTTGGCTCATCCCGAACTGTGATCATAGTCAATACAATGATGTTCTCGGGTGGCGTCATTGCCTATGCCTTCACCGAGGGCGGCGTGCGTTGGGAGCCAGCTGGCGTCTTCTGGTTCGTCCTGGTGGGTCTGTTCGGGCCTTTTGCCTCACGCCATATTCAGTACAGTGCGATTCCTCGAATTGGTGTTTCCAGGTACCAGGTTCTTCTCCAGACGGTGCCGATCTGGTCGGCGCTGATCGCGATCATCTTTGTAGGTGAGGCCCTGGGCCCATTTACCGCGCTGGGTACGGTCTTTATCATCGCGGGCTCCATCTTTTTGGTGAAGGAGCATCATACGGAATCCCGAGGGGTTTCCCTTATCTATCTGGCATTTCCGCTGATGGCCGCTTGTCTTCTCGGCGCCACGCCAACCTTTCGGAAATTCGGTTTCATCCATATCCCCTCGTCATCCTTGGGAATGGCTATCGGGCTGGGAGCCGGTCTGTTATTCAGCCTGATTAGTTTTTTTCTTTTTCCCAGCAAAAAAGAGAGTGGGCGTTGGGAGTGGCGCCCTTCGTTGTTGGTGATAAGCGGCGGGGCAATCAACGCGATCTCGGCGGTTGCATATTGGCGAGCGATTCAGGTTGGGGATGTCGTGGAGGTCATTCCGATAACCCGGCTCTCTCTTTTATTCGTCCTATTGTTCTCGTGGATAATTTTTCGAAGACAGGAGCGGATTACGGGAAGGGTGTTGATCGGTGCCGCCCTGGCGCTTATCGGAGCGCTGGCGATTACGGCAGTGAAATAAAATGGTGAGCTTTAGGGTAGGATTTTGAGAATTTCTCTGCGAAGGGTGTCGTATTCCACTGGCTTGGTCACAAAGCCATCTGCGCCGGCGGCGAGGCAGTTTTCCTGGTCCTCCGGCATGGCCTGGGCGCTTATACCAAGAATG belongs to Nitrospinaceae bacterium and includes:
- a CDS encoding DMT family transporter, whose translation is MNYLETLGPVPLSFFAAITYAAAQMFYREPLKQLGSSRTVIIVNTMMFSGGVIAYAFTEGGVRWEPAGVFWFVLVGLFGPFASRHIQYSAIPRIGVSRYQVLLQTVPIWSALIAIIFVGEALGPFTALGTVFIIAGSIFLVKEHHTESRGVSLIYLAFPLMAACLLGATPTFRKFGFIHIPSSSLGMAIGLGAGLLFSLISFFLFPSKKESGRWEWRPSLLVISGGAINAISAVAYWRAIQVGDVVEVIPITRLSLLFVLLFSWIIFRRQERITGRVLIGAALALIGALAITAVK